Proteins encoded by one window of Marixanthomonas sp. SCSIO 43207:
- a CDS encoding DUF5686 family protein, which translates to MRNLFLILTLVLGISVTAQEPAIKTERDTTATKKEKKKNPFNTGFYPIGFFDVDLRYLIKYNNYEGIRLGIGGITNDRFSEHFKIGGYIAHGFKDSAFKYSIGGSIRVDEESKTWVNLYYIDDIREIGTFQYLTDARVYSVFEPRLVNVTQFFKHRTWQTNIQSEFNPKVLSELRLSHSSVEQIENYQFINEGETFEQYELSEITASIRVSPKKEFVTTKDGLIEYFDGTPKISAQITQGIKDIAESDFNYTKFGLKLDYYIKRTDLSSTSFLLEGDYALGDLPLTHLFHAFPNSPTKNTILQRFSVAGRKSFETMYFGEFFSDKLATLQIKHSLRRFYFSDHFKPEMVLITRHAIGSLDNPERHTGITFNTLDQFYSESGFEINKLLFGFGLSFAYRYGFYNLPEFEDNVSFKFTFYAKF; encoded by the coding sequence ATGCGCAATCTTTTTTTAATACTTACGCTGGTACTTGGAATTTCTGTAACTGCACAAGAACCTGCTATAAAAACCGAAAGAGACACAACAGCCACCAAAAAAGAAAAAAAGAAAAACCCATTTAACACAGGCTTTTACCCTATTGGTTTTTTTGATGTTGATTTACGGTACTTAATTAAGTACAATAACTATGAAGGAATTCGCCTAGGAATTGGCGGTATTACCAATGATCGTTTTTCTGAACATTTTAAAATTGGCGGTTATATTGCTCACGGTTTTAAAGACAGTGCTTTTAAATACAGCATAGGTGGTAGCATACGAGTTGATGAAGAATCGAAAACTTGGGTAAATCTCTATTACATTGATGATATACGAGAAATAGGAACCTTTCAATATTTAACAGATGCACGGGTTTATTCAGTTTTTGAACCCAGATTGGTCAATGTAACTCAGTTTTTTAAACACCGCACGTGGCAAACAAATATTCAAAGTGAGTTTAATCCAAAAGTTTTATCTGAACTTCGTCTTTCTCACAGCTCAGTTGAACAAATAGAAAACTATCAATTTATTAATGAAGGAGAAACGTTTGAACAATACGAATTAAGTGAAATTACAGCTTCAATACGAGTAAGCCCCAAGAAAGAATTTGTTACCACAAAAGACGGATTGATCGAGTATTTTGACGGGACTCCCAAAATTAGTGCACAAATTACTCAAGGAATAAAAGACATTGCGGAGAGTGATTTTAATTATACAAAGTTTGGATTAAAGCTAGATTACTATATAAAAAGAACAGATTTATCATCTACCAGTTTTTTGCTAGAAGGAGATTATGCATTGGGTGATCTTCCGTTAACACATTTATTTCATGCATTCCCTAACAGCCCTACAAAAAACACAATCTTACAGCGATTTTCTGTTGCCGGAAGGAAAAGTTTTGAAACGATGTATTTTGGTGAGTTTTTTTCAGATAAACTGGCAACTCTTCAAATTAAGCACAGTTTAAGACGTTTTTATTTTTCTGATCATTTTAAACCTGAAATGGTTTTGATAACTCGCCACGCAATTGGAAGTCTTGACAATCCAGAAAGACATACCGGTATTACCTTCAATACACTTGATCAATTTTATTCAGAATCTGGGTTTGAGATTAATAAATTGCTTTTCGGCTTTGGGTTGAGTTTTGCGTATCGCTACGGATTTTACAACCTGCCTGAGTTTGAGGATAATGTTTCTTTTAAGTTTACCTTTTACGCTAAGTTTTAG